In Myxocyprinus asiaticus isolate MX2 ecotype Aquarium Trade chromosome 16, UBuf_Myxa_2, whole genome shotgun sequence, a single window of DNA contains:
- the LOC127454211 gene encoding metaxin-1-like — translation MAAPCELFCWKSGLGLPSVNTDCLIVLAYARFAGAPLKIHKISNPWRSPTGSLPALRTREEGSCSQPSQIIIQLRKQKYNADYDLSAKEGADTLAFISLLEKRLLPALIYTLWIDPKNYVEVTRRWHAENFCFPLNFFLPGHMQNRQLERLRLIRGNTALEAGEEAEKELYCDALECLNLLSQRLGSNKFFFGDSPSSLDAYVFGHLAPLIKIRLPNCRLQQHLKNLENLNTFCSNILSLYFPSEDREDVGCPVPSTQQGSDFGNEPYKRRKQLLSVLVAVAAMLSYALLTGIVAIKHVQEEGPGGPASLRGPAHEEEEEE, via the exons GCATATGCTCGCTTTGCTGGAGCTCCGCTCAAAATTCATAAAATTTCCAACCCCTGGAGGAGCCCCACAG GTTCACTTCCAGCTCTCAGAACCAGAGAGGAAGGCAGCTGCTCCCAACCCAGTCAGATCATCATTCAGTTGAGGAAACAG AAATACAATGCAGACTATGATCTGTCGGCCAAAGAGGGTGCAGACACGCTGGCCTTCATCTCGCTGTTGGAGAAGCGACTGTTACCCGCACTG ATCTACACTTTATGGATAGATCCTAAGAACTACGTGGAGGTGACACGCCGATGGCACGCAGAGAATTTCTGCTTCCCGCTCAACTTCTTTCTGCCGGGTCACATGCAGAACAGGCAACTGGAGCGACTCCGTCTGATTCGAGGAAACACTGCGCTGGAGGCGGGAGAGGAGGCAGAGAAGGAG cTTTACTGTGATGCTCTGGAGTGCCTGAATCTTCTCTCTCAACGCCTGGGATCAAACAAATTTTTCTTTGGAGATTC ccCCTCTTCACTGGATGCATATGTGTTTGGTCATCTAGCTCCACTTATTAAGATTCGGCTGCCCAACTGTCGCTTGCAACAGCACTTGAAGAATCTAGAAAACTTGAACACATTTTGTTCAAACATCCTGAGCCTCTACTTCCCCAGTGAGGACAGAG AGGATGTTGGTTGTCCGGTACCCAGCACACAGCAGGGGAGTGACTTTGGCAATGAGCCGTACAAGAGACGCAAGCAGCTGCTGTCAGTGCTGGTTGCTGTGGCAGCGATGTTGAGTTACGCTCTCCTCACCGGAATAGTTGCTATCAAGCATGTGCAGGAGGAGGGGCCTGGAGGCCCTGCCTCACTCAGAGGCCCCGCCcatgaggaagaagaagaagagtga